A window from Nocardioides mesophilus encodes these proteins:
- a CDS encoding Wzz/FepE/Etk N-terminal domain-containing protein codes for MDQDLVTVGDHLAVLRRRWLVLIVCSVLGLGAGLAFSQTQQRLYEADAKVLAVPGPSSVPEASLDAEQVATQAEVVLSDRIVAKVVDSVNFDAQGQDLVDATTVIPSDGTSVLIVTSQMPTGEQAAAVANAFAQSYLDYRAEQVTAAQDLMEQQLVELRGQITSIQKSLRGVPADAKIGARTTLAALTTRATDLEGQVFLASTPSDSSGGQPLQLAQPPEQPIQPRPVWDAGLGAFLGFIVGLLIAYATKGSGAERHRRTSPQPS; via the coding sequence ATGGACCAAGATCTCGTCACGGTTGGTGACCACCTCGCCGTTCTACGGCGCAGGTGGCTCGTCCTGATCGTCTGCTCCGTGCTCGGACTGGGTGCGGGGCTGGCTTTCTCGCAAACCCAGCAGCGCCTCTACGAAGCCGACGCCAAGGTGCTCGCAGTGCCAGGACCTTCATCGGTCCCAGAGGCGTCGTTGGACGCGGAGCAGGTCGCCACGCAGGCGGAAGTGGTGCTGTCGGACCGCATCGTGGCGAAGGTCGTCGACTCGGTCAACTTCGACGCTCAGGGACAGGACCTGGTCGACGCCACGACTGTGATCCCCTCCGACGGAACCAGCGTTCTCATCGTCACGAGCCAGATGCCGACGGGCGAGCAGGCGGCGGCTGTCGCGAACGCCTTCGCCCAGAGCTACCTCGACTACCGCGCGGAGCAGGTGACCGCCGCCCAGGACCTCATGGAGCAGCAGCTTGTCGAGCTGCGTGGCCAGATCACCAGCATCCAGAAGAGCCTCCGCGGGGTCCCTGCTGACGCCAAGATCGGCGCACGGACGACGCTTGCCGCGCTCACGACGCGCGCGACCGACCTCGAGGGTCAGGTCTTCCTGGCGTCGACGCCCAGCGACTCCTCGGGCGGACAACCGCTCCAGCTGGCCCAGCCTCCGGAGCAGCCGATCCAGCCGCGCCCGGTCTGGGACGCGGGACTGGGGGCCTTCCTGGGCTTCATCGTGGGCCTGCTGATTGCCTACGCCACGAAAGGGAGTGGAGCAGAGCGACACCGTCGGACGAGTCCGCAGCCCTCGTGA
- a CDS encoding glycosyltransferase has protein sequence MASCPEPALEHGARAGDLRHLVSALQPDVVHLHSFFPGVLGRMRSLPGDPRVVYQPHSWAFDAVSNEALARAVARWERHAATGTDVTVTNCQEELAEARTRRVDGNAMVIGLPVDVDFFRPGDPSAARAALGIDAARVITCVGRLSRQKNQEQLAAAWEAAPIPDTVLALVGPGSQDAVRAAAPTTADRSLRLVGPTDDVRTWLQASDIAVLPSLYEGQSVSMAEALSCGVPVVMTQVNGASEMVAPVGEAPAGAVVPVGAMRELLAECATRLADPPRMAAEGVAARRRAVTHFRAETVMARLLEAYTPHPDPVLQRESQRP, from the coding sequence CTGGCGTCCTGTCCGGAACCAGCCCTGGAGCATGGTGCGCGCGCGGGGGACCTCCGCCATCTCGTGAGCGCCTTGCAGCCGGACGTGGTGCATCTGCACTCCTTCTTCCCAGGTGTGCTGGGGCGGATGAGGTCGCTTCCCGGCGATCCGCGGGTGGTCTACCAACCGCACAGCTGGGCCTTCGACGCGGTCTCCAACGAAGCCCTTGCCCGAGCCGTCGCCCGTTGGGAGCGACACGCGGCCACCGGCACCGACGTCACGGTCACCAACTGCCAGGAGGAGCTCGCCGAGGCCCGCACCCGACGGGTCGACGGCAACGCGATGGTCATCGGACTCCCGGTCGACGTCGACTTCTTCCGGCCCGGAGACCCGTCCGCGGCCCGGGCCGCCCTCGGCATCGATGCCGCCCGGGTGATCACCTGCGTAGGCCGGCTGAGTCGCCAGAAGAACCAGGAGCAGCTGGCAGCTGCGTGGGAGGCCGCCCCGATCCCGGACACCGTCCTGGCACTGGTCGGCCCCGGGAGCCAGGACGCCGTGCGGGCAGCAGCCCCGACGACGGCAGATCGGAGCCTGCGGCTCGTCGGTCCGACCGACGACGTACGCACGTGGCTCCAGGCCAGCGACATCGCCGTGCTTCCCTCGCTGTACGAGGGGCAGTCGGTGAGCATGGCCGAGGCCCTGTCGTGCGGGGTCCCCGTCGTGATGACGCAGGTGAACGGCGCGTCGGAGATGGTGGCACCCGTTGGAGAGGCACCGGCGGGCGCCGTCGTGCCGGTGGGCGCCATGCGGGAGCTGCTCGCGGAGTGCGCCACCCGGCTCGCTGACCCACCCCGGATGGCAGCGGAGGGCGTGGCCGCTCGCCGGCGCGCCGTGACGCACTTCCGGGCCGAGACAGTGATGGCACGGCTGCTCGAGGCGTACACCCCTCATCCCGACCCCGTCCTCCAGCGAGAGAGCCAGCGCCCATGA
- a CDS encoding glycosyltransferase family 4 protein, whose amino-acid sequence MRILLAHSQHSARGGADKVMEQEQELLREAGHEARQYVAADAGSTGQPAWRQAADAVWNNAAYRALRQEIRSFRPDVLHVHTPFPVLSPAAFRAASAEGIPAVTTVHSYRYSCIAGTLRRDGRICEDCVGSQWKTSGLRHGCYHGRAASAAMTTSLVLHHRSGTFKNDVSRFLTLTEFARAVLVRDGIPADRVVVKPNFVEDPGHPVDYARRDPIALFAGRLVPEKGITTLLEAWRGARGSGARLVIVGDGPLREVVERAAGDDPSIDFRGWQTPEEVGALQARSRLTVVCSEWYEGQPLVLLDALAHGTPLVVSDLDNLSSSVLAAGAGLSFRTGDPGSLGEALSAVLGDPGHAAAMGSRARDLYLRAHTPSAILADLERIYGEVIAESHP is encoded by the coding sequence ATGCGCATCCTGCTGGCTCACAGCCAGCACTCGGCGCGCGGTGGCGCAGACAAGGTGATGGAGCAGGAGCAGGAGCTTCTCCGCGAGGCCGGACACGAGGCAAGGCAGTACGTCGCAGCCGACGCAGGATCCACCGGACAACCCGCGTGGCGACAGGCGGCTGATGCAGTGTGGAACAACGCTGCCTACCGGGCCTTGCGCCAAGAGATCCGGAGCTTCCGGCCGGACGTCCTGCACGTCCACACCCCGTTCCCGGTGCTCTCCCCTGCTGCGTTCCGGGCCGCCTCTGCGGAGGGGATCCCCGCTGTCACCACGGTGCACAGCTATCGGTACTCGTGCATCGCAGGGACCCTGCGGCGTGACGGCCGGATCTGCGAAGACTGCGTCGGGTCCCAGTGGAAGACCAGCGGCCTGCGCCACGGCTGCTACCACGGTCGGGCGGCCAGCGCGGCGATGACCACGTCGCTGGTGCTGCACCACCGCTCGGGAACGTTCAAGAACGACGTGAGCCGGTTCCTGACCCTGACCGAGTTCGCACGGGCGGTGCTGGTCCGGGACGGCATCCCTGCCGATCGTGTCGTCGTGAAGCCGAACTTCGTCGAGGACCCCGGCCACCCGGTCGACTACGCCCGTCGCGATCCGATCGCGCTCTTCGCGGGACGCCTCGTGCCGGAGAAGGGCATCACGACCTTGCTCGAGGCGTGGCGGGGGGCTCGCGGATCTGGTGCGCGACTGGTCATCGTCGGTGACGGCCCGCTGCGAGAGGTTGTCGAGAGGGCCGCCGGCGATGACCCCAGCATCGACTTCAGGGGGTGGCAGACGCCCGAGGAGGTCGGAGCGCTGCAGGCCCGTTCGCGTCTGACCGTGGTCTGCTCGGAGTGGTACGAAGGGCAGCCGCTGGTGCTGCTCGACGCGCTCGCACACGGAACTCCGCTGGTCGTGAGCGACCTCGACAACCTCAGCAGCTCGGTGCTGGCAGCAGGCGCAGGGCTCAGCTTCCGGACCGGCGACCCGGGCTCTCTGGGCGAGGCGCTCAGCGCCGTCCTCGGCGATCCCGGGCACGCTGCTGCGATGGGGTCCCGAGCGCGTGACCTCTACCTGCGTGCACACACACCCTCCGCGATCCTGGCCGACCTCGAACGGATCTATGGCGAGGTCATCGCGGAGTCACACCCATGA
- a CDS encoding sulfotransferase family protein, producing the protein MSQPVPTFVVGGAARAGSTAVIESLRRHPDIFLTSPKEPHYLALGGTTPAFTGPDDAATINRLAVTDEASYLSLFAEGENHTAIGEGSVSTLYYHDVAGPRLHALNPEARIVLVLREPVARAFSSFQYLSNRGTEPESDFLTAVDRETTRIQAGWHHLWHYTSMSRYADSVRHLRGLFGPDQVGVWWYDDLSGDPVRTLTEIQAFVGVTPLPPDQIASERVNASGSPRSALLQSTLQLVSRTPALRTAGKALVPFAVRERIRRGNLVVNEVTPQVRQRLAPLFADDLRSLQRELGRPVPPEWLSGSSG; encoded by the coding sequence ATGAGCCAACCAGTACCGACCTTCGTCGTGGGTGGCGCGGCCCGCGCCGGCAGCACCGCCGTCATCGAGTCGCTGCGTCGGCACCCGGACATCTTTCTCACCTCGCCGAAGGAACCGCACTACCTGGCGCTCGGCGGCACGACCCCCGCCTTCACCGGCCCCGACGATGCCGCCACCATCAACAGGTTGGCCGTGACGGACGAGGCTTCCTACCTCTCACTGTTCGCGGAGGGCGAGAACCACACGGCGATCGGTGAGGGCTCGGTGTCGACGCTCTACTACCACGACGTCGCCGGTCCAAGGCTCCACGCCCTCAACCCTGAGGCGCGCATCGTGCTCGTGCTGCGCGAGCCGGTGGCTCGTGCCTTCTCGAGCTTCCAGTACCTCAGCAACCGGGGCACCGAGCCGGAGTCGGACTTCCTCACCGCGGTCGACCGAGAGACCACCCGGATCCAGGCCGGCTGGCACCACCTGTGGCACTACACGTCGATGAGCCGGTACGCCGACAGCGTGCGGCACCTGCGTGGTCTGTTCGGCCCGGACCAGGTCGGTGTCTGGTGGTACGACGACCTCTCCGGCGACCCGGTGCGCACGCTGACCGAGATCCAGGCCTTCGTCGGGGTGACGCCTTTACCGCCCGACCAGATCGCCAGCGAGCGCGTCAACGCGTCGGGCAGTCCCCGTAGCGCCCTCCTGCAGTCGACGCTGCAGCTCGTCAGCCGCACCCCCGCCCTGCGCACGGCCGGCAAGGCCCTCGTTCCCTTCGCAGTCCGCGAGAGGATTCGCCGGGGCAACCTGGTGGTCAACGAAGTGACACCGCAGGTCCGGCAGCGGCTCGCACCTCTCTTCGCCGACGACCTGCGCAGTCTTCAGCGGGAGCTCGGCAGGCCGGTGCCACCAGAGTGGCTCAGCGGCTCGTCAGGCTGA